From one Neovison vison isolate M4711 chromosome 1, ASM_NN_V1, whole genome shotgun sequence genomic stretch:
- the PNISR gene encoding arginine/serine-rich protein PNISR isoform X2, with the protein MWDQGGQPWQQWPLNQQQWMQSFQHQQDPSQIDWAALAQAWIAQREASGQQSMVEQPPGMMPNGQDMSTMESGPNNHGNFQGDSNFNRMWQPG; encoded by the exons aTGTGGGATCAAGGCGGACAGCCTTGGCAGCAATGGCCCTTGAACCAGCAACAGTGGATGCAGTCCTTCCAGCACCAGCAGGATCCAA GCCAGATTGACTGGGCTGCATTGGCTCAAGCTTGGATTGCCCAAAGAGAAGCTTCAGGGCAGCAAAGTATGGTAGAACAACCACCAGGAATGATGCCAAATGGACAAGATATGTCTACAATGGAATCTGGTCCAAACAATCATGGGAATTTTCAAGGGGATTCAAACTTTAACAGAATGTGGCAACCAG GCTGA
- the PNISR gene encoding arginine/serine-rich protein PNISR isoform X1 encodes MWDQGGQPWQQWPLNQQQWMQSFQHQQDPSQIDWAALAQAWIAQREASGQQSMVEQPPGMMPNGQDMSTMESGPNNHGNFQGDSNFNRMWQPEWGMHQQPPHPPPDQPWMPPTPGPMDIVPPSEDSNSQDSGEFAPDNRHIFNQNNHNFGGPPDNFAVGPVNQFDYQHGAAFGPPQGGFHPPYWQPGPPGPPAPPQNRRERPSSFRDRQRSPIALPVKQEPPQIDAVKRRTLPAWIREGLEKMEREKQKKLEKERMEQQRSQLSKKEKKATEDAEGGDGPRLPQRSKFDSDEEEEDTENVEAASSGRVTRSPSPVPQEEHSEPEMTEEEKEYQMMLLTKMLLTEILLDVTDEEIYYVAKDAHRKATKAPAKQLAQSSALASLTGLGGLGGYGSGDSEDERSDRGSESSDTDDEELRHRIRQKQEAFWRKEKEQQLLHDKQMEEEKQQTERVTKEMNEFIHKEQNSLSLLEAREADGDVVNEKKRTPNETTSVLEPKKEHKEKEKQGRSRSGSSSSGSSSSNSRTSSTSSTVSSSSYSSSSGSSRTSSRSSSPKRKKRHSRSRSPTIKARRSRSRSYSRRIKIESNRARVKIRDRRRSNRNSIERERRRNRSPSRERRRSRSRSRDRRTNRSSRSRSRDRRKIDDQRGNLSGSSHKHKGEAKEQERKKERSRSIDKDRKKKDKEREREQDKRKEKQKREEKDFKFSSQDDRLKRKRESERTFSRSGSISVKIIRHDSRQDSKKTTTKDSKKHSGSDSSGRSSSESPGSSKEKKAKKPKHSRSRSMEKSQRSGKKASRKHKSKSRSRSTTPPRRKR; translated from the exons aTGTGGGATCAAGGCGGACAGCCTTGGCAGCAATGGCCCTTGAACCAGCAACAGTGGATGCAGTCCTTCCAGCACCAGCAGGATCCAA GCCAGATTGACTGGGCTGCATTGGCTCAAGCTTGGATTGCCCAAAGAGAAGCTTCAGGGCAGCAAAGTATGGTAGAACAACCACCAGGAATGATGCCAAATGGACAAGATATGTCTACAATGGAATCTGGTCCAAACAATCATGGGAATTTTCAAGGGGATTCAAACTTTAACAGAATGTGGCAACCAG AATGGGGAATGCATCAGCAGCCCCCACATCCCCCTCCAGATCAGCCATGGATGCCACCAACACCTGGCCCAATGGACATTGTTCCTCCTTCCGAAGACAGCAACAGTCAGGACAGTGGGGAATTTGCCCCTGACAACAGGCATATATTTAACCAGAACAATCACAACTTTGGTGGACCACCCGATAATTTTGCAGTGGGGCCAGTGAACCAGTTTGACTATCAG CATGGGGCTGCTTTTGGTCCACCGCAAGGTGGATTTCATCCTCCTTATTGGCAACCAGGACCTCCAGGACCTCCAGCACCTCCCCAGAATCGAAGAGAAAGGCCATCATCATTCAGGGATCGGCAGCGATCACCTATTGCACTTCCTGTGAAGCAGGAGCCTCCACAAATTG ATGCAGTAAAACGCAGGACTCTTCCAGCTTGGATTCGAGAAGGCCTTGAAAAAATGGAACGTGAAAAGCAGAAGaaattggagaaagaaagaatggagcaACAACGTTCACAAttgtccaaaaaagaaaagaaggccaCAGAAGATGCTGAAGGAGGGGATGGCCCTCGTTTACCTCAGAGAAGTAAATTT GATAgtgatgaggaagaggaagacactgAAAATGTTGAGGCTGCTAGTAGTGGAAGAGTCACCAGAAGTCCATCTCCCGTTCCTCAGGAAGAGCACAGTGAACCAGAGATgactgaagaagagaaagagtatCAAATG ATGTTGCTGACAAAAATGCTTCTAACTGAAATTCTGCTGGATGTCACGGATGAAGAAATTTATTATGTAGCCAAAGATGCACACCGGAAAGCAACGAAAG CTCCTGCAAAACAGCTGGCACAGTCCAGTGCACTGGCTTCCCTCACTGGACTCG GTGGACTGGGTGGTTATGGATCAGGAGACAGTGAAGATGAGAGGAGTGACAGAGGCTCTGAGTCATCTGACACTGATGATGAGGAATTACGGCACCGAATCCGGCAAAAACAGGAAGctttttggagaaaagaaaaggaacagcagCTATTACATGATAAACAGATGGAAG aagaaaagcagcaaacaGAAAGGGTTACAAAAGAGATGAATGAATTTATCCATAAAGAGCAAAATAGTTTATCACTACTAGAAGCAAGAGAAGCAGATGGTGATGTggttaatgaaaagaaaagaactccaAATGAAACTACGTCAGTTTTAGAACCAAAAAAAGagcataaagaaaaagagaaacaaggaagaagTAGATCAGGAAGTTCTAGTAGTGGTAGTTCCAGTAGCAATAGCAGGACGAGTAGTACTAGTAGTACTGTCTCTAGCTCTTCATACAGTTCCAGCTCAGGTAGTAGTCGTACTTCTTCCCGATCTTCTtctcctaaaaggaaaaaaagacacagtAGGAGTAGATCTCCAACAATTAAAGCTAGACGGAGTAGAAGTAGAAGTTACTCTCGCAGAATTAAAATAGAGAGCAATAGGGCTAGAGTAAAGATTAGAGATAGGAGGAGATCTAATAGGAATAGCATTGAAAGAGAAAGACGAAGAAATCGGAGTCCTTCTCGAGAGAGACGTAGAAGTAGAAGTCGCTCAAGGGATAGGCGAACCAATCGGTCCAGTCGCAGTAGGAGTCGAGATAGGCGTAAAATTGATGATCAACGTGGAAATCTTAGTGGGAGCAGTCATAAGCATAAAGGTGAGGctaaagaacaagagagaaaaaaggagaggagcCGAAGTATAGATAAagataggaaaaagaaagacaaagaaagggaaCGTGAACaggataaaagaaaagagaaacaaaaaagagaagaaaaagattttaagttcAGTAGTCAGGATGATAGGTTAAAAAGGAAACGAGAAAGTGAAAGAACATTCTCTAGGAGTGGTTCTATATCTGTTAAAATTATCAGACATGATTCTAGACAGGATAGTAAGAAAACTACTACCAAAGATAGCAAAAAACATTCAGGCTCTGATTCTagtggaaggagcagttctgaatCTCCAGGAAGTAGCAAAGAAAAGAAGGCTAAGAAGCCTAAACATAGTCGATCGCGATCCATGGAGAAATCTCAAAGGTCTGGTAAGAAGGCAAGCCGCAAACACAAGTCTAAGTCCCGATCAAG atcaacAACCCCTCCCCGTCGTAAACGCTGA